One window of the Tautonia marina genome contains the following:
- a CDS encoding sugar phosphate isomerase/epimerase family protein, whose product MARPITLFTGQWADQPLEHWAPKVAQWGYDGIELPCWGGHFDVSLALKDSGYCQQRKDLLERHNLRCWAISAHLVGQAVLDPIDERHKAILPPHVWGDGDPKGVNERAAEEMKNTARAAAKLGVPVVNGFTGSSIWHMLYAFPPTPSSMIDAGYQKFADVWNPILDVFKQEGILFGLEVHPTEIAFDMYSAHKAIDAVDGRPEFGFNYDPSHLLWQGMDPVQYLRCPKIRKRVYHVHVKDVATTLDGRTGLLSSHLDFGDPRRGWDFRSPGRGQVNFAEITRELNHIGYEGPLSVEWEDPGMDREYGAEEAAAFIRRTMMFPAAGRAFDSAFAEGQAKA is encoded by the coding sequence ATGGCCCGTCCGATCACGCTGTTCACCGGCCAGTGGGCCGATCAACCGCTGGAGCATTGGGCCCCGAAGGTTGCCCAGTGGGGTTACGACGGTATCGAGCTGCCCTGCTGGGGAGGGCACTTCGATGTCTCTCTGGCCTTGAAGGACAGCGGCTACTGCCAGCAACGCAAGGACCTGCTCGAACGGCACAACCTGCGCTGCTGGGCCATCTCGGCCCACCTGGTCGGTCAGGCCGTGCTCGACCCGATCGACGAGCGGCACAAGGCGATCCTCCCGCCTCACGTCTGGGGAGACGGCGACCCGAAGGGGGTCAACGAGCGGGCCGCCGAGGAGATGAAGAACACCGCCCGAGCCGCCGCGAAGCTCGGCGTGCCAGTCGTCAACGGCTTCACCGGCTCCTCCATCTGGCACATGCTCTACGCCTTCCCGCCGACGCCAAGTTCGATGATCGACGCCGGCTACCAGAAGTTCGCCGACGTCTGGAACCCGATTCTTGATGTGTTCAAGCAAGAGGGGATCCTGTTCGGCCTGGAAGTCCACCCGACCGAGATCGCCTTCGACATGTACTCGGCCCACAAGGCGATTGACGCCGTCGACGGCCGTCCCGAGTTCGGCTTCAACTACGACCCGAGCCACCTGCTCTGGCAGGGGATGGACCCGGTCCAGTACCTCCGCTGCCCGAAGATCCGCAAGCGGGTCTACCACGTCCACGTCAAGGACGTCGCCACCACCCTCGACGGCCGCACCGGCCTGCTCAGCTCTCACCTCGACTTCGGCGACCCCCGACGCGGCTGGGACTTCCGCTCCCCCGGCCGCGGCCAGGTCAACTTTGCCGAGATTACCCGCGAGCTGAACCACATCGGCTACGAAGGCCCCCTCTCCGTCGAGTGGGAAGACCCCGGCATGGACCGCGAGTACGGCGCCGAGGAGGCCGCCGCTTTCATCCGCCGCACCATGATGTTCCCCGCCGCCGGCCGCGCCTTCGACTCCGCCTTCGCCGAAGGCCAGGCCAAGGCCTGA
- a CDS encoding vWA domain-containing protein codes for MPPLYRMPVFYLLVLLLGGAVGLASWIGGEPLGSADRSGLDDRPNARADRQDAIPAEPNTPSDDGILRTSDGLRRKVLVRELGLRPRFRPDPASPSSGDDLDYYAIHFVFDEADPTGPDAPRFLQIGPAEGPPLGWVPESGLLSWNTRLMARPTPNRSRPPLVIYRNRSCLLDALAGRRCLDHGESCPIEGEEPEPATDPSDSDPTLGLPILSSASIPQPDGSTRTIFEVASLVADRAPPPPPPSEPPEFLKRSLRQMYLAVVIDTTASMQASIESARDLASELVEEATRQDVTLRLALVAYRDDHPTFGYSVRIVSPFASPRVFRGALDRIEAASRGDGTVAEAVLDGVAAALPAPPEAPIGSRDYLVWPTGREGDLATKLLVLIGDAPDHDRDTVRAEALADWARQHRITIAAVSIERDDLRGDEPERYRSQWDALASGSFLPRDRSANFEQPISPVRPSLRDPSALRPTLRAIIDDRVLAARELAALLDAEAEGRLQDYVDRRGLKLNQIAPVLVDLHGGQPRPEPSPDPRRNGQRAPSVRRGWIAEAVENQPLVTVEMLMTRPELDALIAELSQFQQALEAGADDLTDLLRIGTAAASGEAAFLSSDRGDRTFAEHLARRQGLPPAPPESLLNRSQADLLQADAPYRAAVSQRIASAIAQLLDRRQAPDWDDPNRTVSGMALVPYGPIDF; via the coding sequence ATGCCGCCGCTCTACCGGATGCCCGTCTTCTACCTGCTCGTCCTGCTGCTCGGCGGCGCGGTCGGCCTGGCCTCCTGGATCGGCGGAGAGCCCCTCGGATCGGCCGATCGCTCGGGGCTCGATGATCGCCCAAACGCGCGAGCCGACCGGCAAGACGCAATCCCGGCCGAACCCAACACGCCGAGCGACGACGGCATCCTTCGCACCTCCGACGGCCTGCGTCGCAAGGTCCTGGTCCGGGAACTCGGCCTCCGTCCCCGCTTTCGTCCCGATCCGGCCAGCCCCTCCTCGGGCGACGATCTCGACTACTACGCCATTCACTTCGTCTTCGATGAGGCCGACCCGACCGGGCCCGATGCCCCGCGCTTCCTCCAGATCGGCCCGGCCGAGGGGCCGCCGCTCGGCTGGGTTCCCGAGTCCGGCCTGCTTTCCTGGAACACCAGGCTTATGGCCCGGCCCACCCCAAACCGTTCTCGGCCACCCCTGGTCATCTACCGAAATCGCTCGTGCCTGCTCGATGCCCTCGCCGGCCGCCGCTGCCTCGACCACGGCGAGAGTTGCCCCATCGAAGGCGAGGAACCGGAACCGGCCACCGACCCGTCCGACTCCGATCCGACGCTCGGCCTCCCCATTCTCTCCAGCGCCTCGATTCCTCAGCCGGATGGTTCCACCCGGACGATCTTCGAGGTCGCCAGCCTCGTGGCCGATCGCGCTCCCCCGCCGCCCCCCCCGAGCGAGCCTCCTGAGTTTCTCAAGCGATCGCTCCGACAGATGTACCTCGCCGTGGTCATCGACACGACCGCATCCATGCAGGCCTCAATCGAGAGTGCCCGCGACCTGGCCTCGGAGCTGGTCGAGGAAGCGACGCGCCAGGACGTGACCCTGCGCCTCGCCCTCGTCGCCTACCGCGACGACCACCCGACGTTCGGCTACTCGGTCCGCATCGTCTCCCCCTTCGCGTCCCCTCGGGTCTTCCGCGGGGCACTCGATCGGATCGAAGCGGCCTCCCGAGGCGATGGCACCGTGGCCGAGGCGGTCCTCGACGGCGTGGCCGCGGCCCTTCCTGCGCCTCCCGAGGCCCCGATCGGCTCCCGCGATTACCTCGTCTGGCCAACCGGCCGTGAAGGGGATCTGGCCACGAAGTTGCTCGTTCTGATCGGCGACGCCCCGGACCACGACCGCGACACCGTCCGAGCCGAGGCCCTGGCCGACTGGGCCAGGCAACACCGCATCACCATCGCTGCCGTCTCGATCGAGCGTGACGACCTCCGCGGCGACGAGCCCGAGCGCTACCGGAGCCAGTGGGACGCCCTCGCCTCCGGGTCGTTCCTCCCCCGCGATCGCTCGGCGAACTTCGAGCAACCGATTTCCCCCGTCCGGCCGTCCCTGCGCGACCCCTCGGCCCTCAGGCCGACCCTCCGAGCGATCATCGACGACCGTGTCCTCGCCGCCCGAGAGCTGGCCGCCCTGCTCGACGCCGAGGCCGAGGGGCGCTTGCAAGACTACGTCGATCGGCGCGGCCTGAAGCTCAACCAAATCGCCCCGGTCCTCGTCGATTTGCACGGCGGCCAGCCCCGTCCCGAACCCAGCCCCGACCCCCGCCGAAACGGTCAGCGCGCTCCCTCGGTCCGCCGAGGCTGGATTGCCGAGGCCGTCGAGAACCAGCCGCTCGTGACCGTCGAAATGCTCATGACCCGCCCGGAGCTGGACGCCCTGATCGCCGAGTTGAGCCAGTTCCAACAGGCTCTCGAAGCCGGGGCCGACGACCTGACCGACCTGCTCCGGATCGGCACGGCCGCGGCCAGTGGAGAGGCTGCCTTTCTCTCCTCCGATCGCGGCGACCGCACCTTTGCCGAGCATCTGGCCCGGCGCCAGGGGCTCCCCCCTGCCCCTCCCGAGAGCCTGCTCAACCGCTCTCAGGCCGATCTCCTCCAGGCTGATGCCCCCTACCGGGCGGCGGTTTCTCAACGGATTGCCTCGGCAATCGCCCAACTGCTCGATCGCCGCCAGGCCCCCGACTGGGACGACCCGAACCGGACCGTCTCCGGCATGGCCCTGGTGCCTTACGGTCCGATCGACTTCTGA
- the bshB1 gene encoding bacillithiol biosynthesis deacetylase BshB1: protein MDDPQSLDALIIAPHPDDAELGMGGTILRLIQQGWSVGILDLTSGEPTPLGSVEIRQNETLEANRHLGNPWRSNLGLPNRSLEPTLEHRRALAAVFRRVRPRLIFAPFWEDAHPDHLAATRLVEDARFWSKLSKSDIPGTPFHPARILYYFSVHLKIVERPSFVLDISDQQGDKLAALRCYRSQLVDNQPEGRPGVIDSVADRSRFWGHVVGVQHAEPFASREPIGLTGLRDVLL from the coding sequence GTGGACGATCCCCAATCGCTCGATGCGCTGATTATTGCCCCCCACCCCGACGATGCTGAACTGGGCATGGGCGGCACCATCCTCCGCTTGATCCAGCAAGGCTGGTCCGTCGGCATCCTCGACCTGACCAGTGGCGAGCCGACCCCGCTCGGCTCGGTCGAGATTCGCCAGAACGAAACACTTGAGGCCAACCGCCACCTCGGCAACCCCTGGCGATCGAACCTCGGTCTGCCCAACCGGAGCCTTGAACCGACCCTGGAGCATCGCCGGGCCCTTGCCGCCGTCTTCCGTCGCGTTCGGCCCCGCCTGATCTTCGCCCCGTTCTGGGAAGACGCCCATCCCGATCACCTGGCCGCGACCCGATTGGTCGAGGATGCCCGCTTCTGGAGCAAGCTTTCGAAGTCGGACATTCCGGGAACCCCCTTCCATCCGGCCCGAATCCTCTATTATTTCAGTGTCCACCTGAAGATCGTCGAGCGCCCGAGCTTTGTCCTCGATATCAGCGACCAGCAGGGGGACAAGCTCGCCGCCCTCCGCTGCTACCGATCGCAACTGGTCGACAACCAGCCGGAAGGCCGACCGGGAGTGATCGACAGTGTCGCCGATCGCTCTCGATTCTGGGGGCACGTCGTCGGGGTCCAGCACGCCGAGCCGTTTGCCAGTCGGGAGCCGATCGGCCTGACCGGCCTCCGCGACGTCCTGCTCTGA
- a CDS encoding phytoene desaturase family protein — protein MDDLIVIGGGWGGLATAALARAQGLRVSLLEAHTKLGGCAGWFDRGPYTFDAGATALMGLGPDEPVGGLLRAIGLKVEGARTPSYRVCLPDRTLDIVPDPSRFEQNIRAAFPGLDRSRTRFWRLQEAVGSTLFACAGRVPRLPARSVGDLVHDLRILGPRGLLAASTWPLTVLDVMRLLGLAHDRPFRALVAMLLQDTAQAGPETVPFANASACLQAYRMGMSRPVGGMRALAEGIGERFEAMGGTLRRATLVDRVRADGLGGFEVITRRRQTLKARQVAFNLPIDLAARLLGRDLEGMLARREVQSRASWSAFTAYLAIRRDAVPDDGPLFYQVLRDHHAPIHDGNNVLVSLSPPGDPGYGPPDVRVATLSTHTRPSDWQGLSADDHAARKADYAARMIAALGQALPNAPDALLHAEFGTPRSFSRYTRRTAGAVGGPPVSRRNSTFLAVGSDVLGPGLWVVGDSVFPGQGTIAVVLSGIRVVERITGRSWETMRTSPPAPPTAELQEVLLANSR, from the coding sequence ATGGACGATCTCATCGTCATCGGCGGGGGTTGGGGAGGTCTGGCAACCGCCGCGTTGGCCCGAGCCCAGGGCTTGCGGGTCAGCCTGCTCGAAGCCCATACGAAACTCGGCGGCTGCGCCGGCTGGTTCGATCGCGGTCCTTACACCTTCGACGCCGGAGCCACCGCCCTGATGGGCCTCGGCCCCGACGAACCGGTCGGCGGACTCCTTCGCGCCATCGGCCTGAAGGTCGAAGGGGCTCGCACCCCGAGCTACCGCGTCTGCCTGCCCGATCGAACGCTCGACATCGTCCCCGACCCCTCCCGATTCGAGCAGAACATCCGGGCCGCCTTCCCTGGCCTCGACCGCTCCCGGACCCGCTTCTGGAGGCTCCAGGAAGCCGTCGGCTCGACCCTCTTTGCCTGCGCCGGCCGCGTGCCGAGGCTCCCGGCCCGGTCGGTCGGCGATCTCGTGCACGACCTTCGCATCCTCGGTCCCCGCGGCCTCCTGGCGGCGAGCACCTGGCCCCTGACCGTTCTCGACGTGATGCGGCTGCTTGGCCTGGCCCACGATCGCCCCTTTCGGGCTCTCGTGGCGATGCTGTTACAGGACACCGCTCAGGCAGGGCCGGAAACCGTTCCTTTCGCCAACGCCTCGGCCTGTTTACAGGCGTATCGGATGGGCATGAGCCGCCCCGTCGGCGGCATGAGAGCCCTGGCCGAAGGAATCGGCGAGCGCTTCGAGGCAATGGGCGGCACGCTGCGACGGGCCACCCTCGTCGATCGCGTTCGGGCCGACGGTCTCGGCGGCTTCGAGGTCATCACCCGACGCCGACAGACCCTCAAGGCCCGGCAGGTCGCCTTCAACCTGCCGATCGACCTCGCCGCCCGGTTGCTCGGCCGCGATCTGGAGGGGATGCTCGCTCGCCGCGAAGTCCAGAGCCGGGCCTCCTGGAGCGCCTTCACCGCCTACCTGGCGATTCGACGCGACGCCGTTCCCGACGACGGCCCCCTGTTCTATCAGGTCCTCCGCGACCACCACGCACCGATCCACGACGGTAACAACGTCCTCGTCTCCCTCTCTCCTCCCGGTGACCCCGGCTACGGTCCTCCCGATGTTCGGGTCGCCACCCTCTCGACCCACACCCGGCCGAGCGACTGGCAAGGGCTTTCGGCCGACGACCACGCCGCCAGGAAAGCCGACTACGCCGCTCGCATGATCGCCGCGCTCGGTCAGGCCCTCCCGAACGCTCCCGATGCCCTCCTCCATGCCGAGTTCGGCACCCCTCGCAGCTTCTCCCGCTACACCAGGAGAACCGCCGGGGCCGTCGGCGGCCCTCCCGTCTCCCGACGCAACAGCACCTTCCTCGCGGTCGGGTCCGACGTCCTCGGCCCCGGCCTCTGGGTCGTGGGAGACTCGGTCTTCCCCGGACAGGGGACGATAGCCGTCGTCCTCTCAGGTATTCGGGTCGTCGAACGCATCACCGGCCGAAGCTGGGAAACGATGCGAACCTCCCCTCCTGCCCCCCCGACCGCCGAACTCCAGGAAGTTTTGCTTGCAAATTCCCGTTAA
- a CDS encoding Rieske (2Fe-2S) protein, which yields MSEFVTLARLEDLPPGSSKEVEYEGRIVALFNLDGEIVAVDGICPHQGGPLAEGVCRGGVVTCPWHGWQFNVRDGQSTTFKSIRIEVFEVRVEGEAIQVAVT from the coding sequence ATGTCCGAGTTTGTCACTCTGGCCCGTCTTGAGGATCTGCCGCCGGGATCGTCGAAGGAAGTCGAGTACGAGGGACGGATCGTCGCGCTCTTCAACCTCGACGGAGAGATTGTGGCCGTCGATGGCATCTGTCCGCACCAGGGAGGCCCGCTGGCCGAAGGGGTTTGCCGAGGAGGGGTTGTGACCTGTCCCTGGCACGGCTGGCAGTTCAACGTGAGAGACGGGCAGAGCACAACGTTCAAATCGATTCGGATTGAGGTGTTCGAGGTTCGGGTTGAAGGGGAAGCCATCCAGGTTGCGGTGACCTGA
- a CDS encoding GNAT family N-acetyltransferase: MTTFRTARNDDIPALVRLWNEGTPSYGVARPLKPRELTEACYNHLGFSLQDLIVAEENGRPIGFVHSGFGPVEAAGASHRLDRSMGTIAMLAIGPEADEGVGPLLIEQSVARLRAEGAQVIYAGGQYPLNPFYWGIYGGSEFAGILREHDAFHRAARASGFNEVARSILLERDLSGSAEPGFDPKSVLLRRRFQLTVEEDAAFASWWDALALGATYAIRFQLEDSAGRAVATATTWDMAGFERLDGRLRAGLIDVEVANESRRQGLGKYLIREVIRYHMQRGIHALAVQTRAPNEAALALYQSLGFEAVDEAMLYRLGGS; this comes from the coding sequence GTGACCACCTTTCGCACTGCTCGCAATGATGACATCCCGGCCCTGGTTCGGCTCTGGAACGAGGGAACGCCCTCGTACGGCGTGGCCCGGCCCTTGAAGCCCCGAGAACTGACCGAAGCCTGCTACAACCACCTGGGCTTTTCGCTTCAGGACCTGATTGTTGCCGAGGAGAATGGCCGGCCCATCGGGTTTGTGCATTCGGGCTTCGGGCCGGTTGAGGCGGCCGGAGCATCGCACCGCCTGGATCGGTCGATGGGAACGATCGCCATGCTCGCAATCGGCCCGGAAGCCGACGAGGGGGTCGGCCCGCTCCTGATCGAGCAGTCGGTGGCGAGGCTCCGGGCCGAAGGGGCGCAGGTGATCTACGCGGGGGGGCAGTATCCGCTGAACCCGTTCTACTGGGGCATTTACGGCGGGAGCGAGTTCGCCGGGATTCTCCGGGAGCACGACGCGTTTCACCGGGCAGCGCGGGCCTCGGGGTTCAACGAGGTCGCCCGATCGATCTTGCTGGAACGGGATCTCTCCGGCAGTGCCGAGCCGGGTTTCGATCCGAAGTCGGTCCTCCTGCGGCGTCGCTTCCAGCTGACGGTCGAGGAGGACGCGGCGTTTGCTTCGTGGTGGGACGCACTGGCGCTGGGGGCGACGTATGCGATCCGGTTTCAGTTGGAGGACTCGGCGGGCCGAGCCGTGGCGACGGCGACGACGTGGGACATGGCCGGGTTCGAACGGCTCGACGGTCGGCTCCGCGCGGGGCTGATTGATGTCGAGGTGGCGAACGAATCGCGACGGCAGGGGCTCGGGAAATACTTGATTCGGGAGGTGATTCGTTACCATATGCAGAGAGGCATTCACGCCCTTGCCGTCCAGACCCGAGCCCCGAACGAGGCCGCCCTGGCGCTGTATCAGTCGCTCGGGTTCGAGGCGGTCGATGAGGCGATGCTGTATCGGCTCGGCGGTTCCTGA
- a CDS encoding c-type cytochrome, with the protein MTHHPIARMALAPIALVLGLATLMATSSRSTIGDETDTAPAEPHRSPIALALSADGSRLLTANQTADTVSLVDTESGDVLTEIPTGQKPAGVAFAPDGRRAAVTHWYGYDLAVLQVGDDSLEVTGRIEVGPEPRGVVIAEDGTTAYVAVGVANEVVRVDLDRLEITGRVDVGREPRGLALSPDGERLLVGNTRSGDLTLIRTADLNVERTYPIRGSNLRQVAIDPSGETGYVANMENRGMATTDRNIDLGWVLGQRLTRVPLNGSPEDYATQSLDPQGDAVGDVHGLAVSGDGKYIAISAGGSHEVLLLRTDLQRLPWRTGGSRDLIHFSLLGGDGRFRRIATGGRPTELAFAPDGKTLYVANYLGDSVQVIDADSAELIRTIDLGGPEELSIVRRGEIIFHDAVRSHNQWYSCNTCHSDGHHNGQRFDTMNDGWHDFSNLRSDRSQKDVPTLRGAYQTGPWTWHGWQTSFEEAMIESFTKSMQGEAPSNEDVEALISYLKTLEHPRNPYVGSNGEISEAAERGREVFRSAKAACNTCHSGPNFTDGEIHIVGLEEERDVYKGYNPPSLRGTYDNDPYLHDGRARTLRDALTGDHAPDFVTGLGELTEQETLDLIEYLKTL; encoded by the coding sequence GTGACGCATCACCCGATTGCCCGAATGGCCCTGGCGCCGATCGCCCTGGTGCTGGGTCTCGCGACCCTGATGGCGACCTCGTCCCGATCGACGATCGGCGATGAGACGGACACCGCCCCGGCCGAGCCCCACCGCTCACCGATCGCCCTGGCCCTCTCGGCCGACGGCTCCCGCCTGCTCACGGCCAATCAGACGGCCGACACGGTTTCGCTCGTGGATACCGAATCGGGCGACGTTCTGACCGAAATCCCGACCGGACAGAAGCCGGCCGGCGTGGCCTTCGCGCCGGACGGCCGCCGGGCAGCCGTCACGCACTGGTACGGCTATGATCTGGCCGTGCTCCAGGTGGGTGACGATTCGCTGGAAGTGACCGGCCGGATCGAGGTCGGCCCCGAGCCCCGAGGCGTGGTGATTGCCGAGGACGGGACGACGGCCTACGTGGCCGTCGGCGTGGCCAATGAGGTCGTTCGGGTGGATCTCGACCGCCTGGAGATCACCGGTCGGGTCGATGTGGGTCGAGAGCCGAGAGGGCTGGCCCTGAGCCCCGACGGCGAGCGATTGCTCGTCGGCAACACCCGATCGGGTGACCTGACCTTGATTCGCACGGCCGATCTGAACGTCGAACGCACCTATCCGATCCGGGGGTCGAACCTCCGGCAAGTGGCGATCGACCCCTCGGGGGAGACTGGCTACGTCGCCAACATGGAAAACCGAGGCATGGCGACGACCGACCGGAACATCGACCTTGGCTGGGTGCTCGGCCAGCGCCTGACGCGGGTGCCGCTCAACGGCTCTCCCGAGGATTACGCCACGCAGTCGCTCGACCCGCAGGGGGATGCCGTCGGCGACGTGCACGGACTGGCCGTCAGTGGCGACGGCAAGTACATCGCCATCTCGGCCGGAGGATCGCATGAGGTCCTTCTGCTCCGAACCGACCTGCAACGGCTTCCCTGGCGCACGGGGGGCTCACGAGACCTGATTCACTTCTCCTTGCTGGGAGGGGACGGCCGCTTCCGCCGCATCGCCACCGGAGGCCGGCCGACCGAGCTGGCCTTTGCCCCCGACGGCAAGACGCTGTACGTGGCCAACTATCTGGGTGACTCGGTTCAGGTGATCGACGCCGATTCGGCCGAGCTGATCCGGACAATCGACCTGGGAGGCCCCGAGGAGCTGTCGATCGTCCGGCGCGGGGAGATCATCTTTCACGACGCCGTTCGCTCGCATAACCAGTGGTATAGCTGCAACACCTGCCACAGCGACGGCCACCACAACGGCCAGCGTTTCGACACGATGAACGACGGCTGGCACGACTTCTCGAATCTGCGCTCCGACCGCAGCCAAAAAGACGTGCCCACCCTTCGAGGAGCCTACCAGACCGGCCCCTGGACCTGGCACGGCTGGCAAACGAGCTTTGAGGAGGCGATGATCGAGTCGTTCACCAAGAGCATGCAGGGCGAGGCGCCCAGCAATGAGGATGTCGAGGCCCTCATCAGCTACCTCAAGACGCTCGAACACCCTCGGAACCCGTACGTCGGCTCGAACGGAGAAATCTCGGAAGCGGCCGAGCGGGGTCGAGAGGTCTTCCGATCGGCCAAGGCCGCCTGCAACACCTGTCATTCCGGGCCGAACTTCACCGACGGTGAGATCCATATCGTCGGGCTGGAAGAAGAGCGAGACGTGTACAAGGGGTATAATCCGCCGTCGCTCCGCGGCACCTACGACAACGATCCCTACCTGCACGACGGCCGCGCCCGGACCCTCCGCGACGCCCTGACCGGCGACCACGCGCCGGACTTCGTCACCGGCCTCGGCGAGCTGACCGAGCAGGAGACGTTGGACCTGATCGAGTATCTGAAGACGCTCTGA
- a CDS encoding zinc metallopeptidase codes for MIFDPVYFLFLAPAMLLAAWAQMRVKSAYAEGSEILSSSGVTGAQAAAEVMRSEGLNRIEIEPVEGYLSDHYDPRHKVLRLSPGVYGERSLAALGIAAHEAGHALQDAHSYGPLAIRNLLVPVAGFGSNFAWIVMIVGFFMGSMNIILGGIALFSAVVVFQLVNLPVEFDASRRAREHLMTTGLISTQEEPVVAKVLNAAAWTYVAATLSSILTLLYFLFRSGLLGGRSE; via the coding sequence GTGATTTTCGATCCTGTCTACTTCCTGTTTCTCGCCCCGGCGATGCTGCTGGCCGCCTGGGCTCAAATGCGCGTGAAGTCCGCCTATGCGGAAGGTTCGGAGATCCTCTCTTCCTCCGGCGTGACCGGCGCTCAGGCCGCCGCCGAGGTGATGCGCTCGGAAGGCTTGAATCGGATCGAGATCGAGCCGGTCGAGGGCTACCTGAGCGACCACTACGACCCGAGGCACAAGGTCTTGCGGCTCTCTCCTGGGGTGTACGGCGAGCGTTCCCTGGCCGCGCTCGGCATCGCCGCGCACGAGGCCGGGCATGCCCTGCAAGATGCCCACAGCTACGGTCCCCTGGCAATCCGAAACCTGCTGGTTCCGGTGGCCGGGTTCGGCTCAAACTTCGCCTGGATCGTGATGATCGTCGGCTTTTTCATGGGCTCGATGAACATCATCCTCGGCGGCATCGCCCTGTTCTCGGCCGTCGTCGTCTTCCAGCTCGTGAACCTGCCGGTCGAGTTCGACGCCAGCCGACGGGCTCGCGAACACCTGATGACCACCGGCCTGATCTCTACTCAGGAAGAACCGGTCGTCGCCAAGGTCCTCAACGCCGCCGCCTGGACCTACGTGGCGGCCACCCTGTCGAGCATCCTCACCCTGCTCTACTTCCTCTTCCGCTCCGGCCTGCTCGGCGGCCGAAGCGAATAA
- a CDS encoding ATP-grasp domain-containing protein, producing the protein MVLIVGASVRAAAFSALRAGFDPVAIDLFADWDLQHVCQAHRLEPANYPEGLATQTALLPRSPWCYTGAIENHPDLIDRITRDRPLWGNSGEVVRRVRDPFALTDLLRRFGLPAVDTRRHSRGLPTDGSWLVKRLRSAGGAHIRPFIANEPGPSEGIECLQRRLIGPSGSAVFVGTRGGSARLVGVTRQWIGHEGAAFGYLGSLGPVRVARNVQTQLQQLGAVLAGEFELRGLFGVDFVLSHGKAWPVEVNPRPTASVEVLEWATGRSLFREHAEAFNAEDAENVYDGHETCPDHRPMKVGKLVVFAPVEGRVPDAMTWKVVDPRSGPWPKLADLPPPGTVFQPGQPVLTLLDAAATASACRSRLIRRLARWRTRLRSWGEATEPPPNAGQHG; encoded by the coding sequence ATGGTCCTGATCGTCGGCGCCAGTGTCCGAGCGGCTGCCTTCTCGGCGCTCCGGGCCGGTTTCGACCCCGTCGCCATCGATCTGTTCGCCGACTGGGATCTGCAACACGTCTGCCAGGCCCATCGCCTTGAGCCTGCGAACTACCCCGAAGGATTGGCGACGCAAACGGCCCTCCTGCCCCGATCCCCCTGGTGCTACACCGGCGCGATCGAGAACCACCCGGACCTGATCGACCGAATCACCCGCGATCGGCCCCTCTGGGGCAATTCCGGCGAGGTCGTGCGGCGGGTCCGCGATCCCTTTGCCCTGACCGACCTCTTGCGCCGCTTCGGCCTGCCTGCGGTTGACACCCGACGCCACTCCCGAGGCCTCCCGACCGACGGCTCGTGGCTGGTTAAGCGTCTCCGATCAGCCGGCGGAGCCCACATTCGGCCCTTCATCGCCAACGAGCCCGGGCCGAGCGAGGGGATCGAGTGCCTCCAGCGCCGCCTGATCGGCCCGAGCGGCTCCGCCGTGTTCGTGGGGACTCGCGGGGGATCGGCCCGGTTGGTCGGGGTGACTCGGCAGTGGATCGGGCACGAGGGTGCGGCGTTCGGCTACCTCGGGAGCCTGGGGCCTGTCCGGGTCGCTCGGAACGTTCAGACCCAACTCCAGCAACTCGGCGCCGTTCTGGCCGGCGAATTCGAGCTTCGCGGCCTCTTTGGCGTCGATTTCGTCCTCAGCCACGGCAAGGCCTGGCCGGTCGAGGTGAACCCAAGGCCCACCGCGTCGGTCGAGGTCCTGGAATGGGCCACCGGCCGTTCACTGTTCCGGGAACATGCCGAGGCCTTCAATGCGGAGGATGCGGAGAACGTGTATGACGGGCACGAGACTTGCCCTGACCATCGTCCCATGAAGGTGGGCAAGCTGGTGGTCTTCGCTCCGGTCGAGGGCCGGGTGCCCGACGCGATGACCTGGAAGGTGGTCGATCCCCGCTCCGGTCCCTGGCCGAAGCTCGCGGATCTTCCCCCCCCGGGCACCGTCTTCCAGCCGGGACAGCCGGTGCTGACCCTCCTGGATGCCGCCGCGACGGCCTCGGCCTGTCGCTCCCGATTGATTCGGCGTCTGGCCCGATGGCGGACGCGGTTGCGATCCTGGGGCGAGGCCACCGAACCGCCCCCGAACGCTGGGCAACACGGTTGA